A single Chanos chanos chromosome 8, fChaCha1.1, whole genome shotgun sequence DNA region contains:
- the actn3a gene encoding alpha-actinin-3a isoform X2 translates to MTTIETQVQYHSTYMTTEEYMTQEEDWDRDLLLDPAWEKQQRKTFTAWCNSHLRKAGTQIENIEEDFRNGLKLMLLLEVISGERLPKPDKGKMRFHKIANVNKALDFICSKGVKLVSIGAEEIVDGNVKMTLGMIWTIILRFAIQDISVEETSAKEGLLLWCQRKTAPYRNVNVQNFHISWKDGLALCALIHRHRPDLIDYSKLRKDDPIGNLNIAFEVAEKFLDIPRMLDAEDIVNTPKPDEKAIMTYVSCFYHAFAGAEQAETAANRICKVLAVNQENEKLMEEYEKLASELLEWIRRTIPWLENRVAEQTMNAMQQKLEDFRDYRRVHKPPKVQEKCQLEINFNTLQTKLRLSNRPAFMPSEGKMVSDIANAWKGLEQVEKGFEEWLLTEIRRLERLDHLAEKFKQKCSLHESWTAGKEELLSQKDYESASLMEIRALMRKHEAFESDLAAHQDRVEQIAAIAQELNELDYFDAATINARCQGICDQWDSLGTLTQKRRESLERVEKLWETIDQLYLEFAKRAAPFNNWMDGAIEDLQDMFIVHSIEEIQSLITAHDQFKATLPEADKERMATIGIQNEIVKIAQTYGIKLSGENPYTVLSAQGIGNKWEAVKQLVPLRDQMLQEEVARQQANERLRRQFAAQANIIGPWIQTKMEEISHVSVDIAGSLEEQMSNLKQYEQNIINYKSNIDKLEGDHQLSQEGLIFDNKHTNYSMEHIRVGWEHLLTTIARTINEVENQILTRDAKGISQEQLNEFRASFNHFDRKRNGMMDPDDFRACLISMGYDLVSGKNRGEVEFARIMTLVDPNNTSVVTFQAFIDFMTRETAETDTAEQVMASFKILASDKMYITVDELRRELPPEQAEYCISRMTKYIGSDAPPGALDYISFSSALYGESDL, encoded by the exons gtgaGCGACTCCCAAAGCCCGACAAAGGCAAAATGCGCTTCCATAAGATAGCCAACGTGAACAAAGCCCTGGACTTCATCTGCAGTAAAGGAGTCAAACTGGTGTCCATTGGTGCTGAGG AGATTGTTGATGGCAATGTGAAGATGACCTTGGGAATGATTTGGACAATCATCTTGCGTTTTGCCATCCAGGACATCTCTGTGGAGG AGACATCTGCTAAGGAGGGCTTGCTGCTGTGGTGCCAGAGGAAGACTGCCCCCTACAGGAATGTTAATGTGCAGAACTTCCACATCAG TTGGAAGGACGGCTTGGCTCTGTGTGCCCTCATTCATAGACACAGACCTGACCTCATTGACTACTCCAAACTGCGCAAG GATGACCCTATTGGAAACCTCAACATTGCCTTTGAAGTGGCAGAGAAATTCCTCGACATCCCGAGAATGCTTGACGCTGAAG ACATCGTGAACACTCCCAAGCCAGATGAAAAAGCCATAATGACCTATGTGTCCTGCTTCTACCATGCCTTCGCTGGGGCAGAGCAA GCTGAGACAGCAGCTAACAGGATCTGCAAAGTGCTGGCCGTCAATCAGGAGAATGAGAAGCTGATGGAGGAATACGAGAAACTCGCCAGCGAG TTACTTGAATGGATCCGCAGAACCATTCCCTGGCTGGAGAATCGTGTCGCAGAGCAGACTATGAATGCCATGCAGCAGAAGCTGGAGGACTTCCGTGACTACCGCCGCGTTCACAAGCCGCCCAAGGTTCAGGAGAAGTGCCAGCTGGAGATCAACTTCAACACGCTCCAGACCAAACTGAGACTGAGCAACAGGCCTGCGTTCATGCCCTCTGAGGGCAAGATGGTTTCA GACATCGCTAATGCCTGGAAGGGCCTGGAACAGGTGGAGAAGGGCTTTGAAGAATGGCTGCTGACAGAGATCCGTCGCCTGGAGAGACTGGACCACCTGGCCGAGAAGTTCAAGCAGAAGTGCTCCTTGCATGAGTCTTGGACCGCAG GGAAGGAGGAGCTGTTGTCTCAGAAGGACTACGAATCGGCCTCCCTGATGGAGATCCGTGCTCTGATGAGGAAGCACGAGGCCTTTGAGAGTGATCTAGCTGCTCACCAGGACAGGGTGGAACAGATTGCTGCTATTGCCCAGGAgctgaa TGAGTTGGACTATTTTGATGCCGCCACCATCAATGCTCGCTGTCAGGGCATCTGTGACCAGTGGGACAGCCTTGGCACTCTGACTCAGAAGAGGAGGGAGTCACTGGAG CGTGTAGAGAAGCTTTGGGAGACCATTGACCAGTTGTACCTGGAGTTTGCTAAGAGGGCAGCTCCCTTCAACAACTGGATGGATGGAGCCATTGAGGATCTCCAGGATATGTTCATTGTGCACAGCATTGAGGAGATCCAG AGCTTGATCACAGCCCATGACCAGTTCAAGGCCACTCTGCCTGAGGCCGATAAGGAACGCATGGCCACTATAGGGATCCAGAATGAGATTGTGAAGATCGCTCAGACCTACGGGATCAAGCTGTCAGGCGAGAACCCCTACACTGTCCTCTCCGCCCAGGGCATCGGCAACAAGTGGGAGGCT GTGAAGCAGCTGGTGCCACTGCGTGACCAGATGCTGCAGGAGGAGGTTGCCAGGCAGCAGGCCAATGAGAGACTTCGACGACAGTTTGCAGCTCAGGCCAACATCATTGGACCTTGGATCCAGACCAAGATGGAG GAGATTAGCCACGTCTCCGTCGACATTGCCGGCTCCCTGGAGGAACAGATGAGCAATCTGAAACAATACGAGCAAAACATCATCAACTATAAATCCAACATCGACAAGCTGGAGGGAGATCACCAGCTCAGCCAGGAGGGACTCATCTTTGACAATAAGCATACCAACTACTCCATGGAG CACATCCGTGTGGGCTGGGAGCACCTGCTCACCACTATTGCTCGCACCATTAACGAGGTGGAGAACCAGATCTTAACCCGTGATGCCAAGGGCATCAGCCAGGAACAGCTCAATGAGTTCAGGGCCTCTTTCAACCACTTTGACAGG AAGAGGAATGGCATGATGGACCCAGATGACTTCCGTGCTTGTCTGATCTCTATGGGCTATGACCTGGTGAGTGGAAAAAATAGA GGAGAAGTTGAATTTGCTCGCATCATGACCCTGGTGGACCCCAACAACACGAGTGTGGTCACCTTCCAGGCCTTCATCGATTTCATGACCAGAGAGACAGCTGAAACTGACACTGCTGAGCAGGTCATGGCCTCCTTCAAGATCCTTGCTTCTGATAAG ATGTACATCACAGTGGATGAGCTGAGGCGAGAACTGCCCCCAGAGCAGGCTGAGTACTGCATCAGCCGCATGACCAAGTACATTGGCAGCGACGCACCGCCCGGAGCCCTGGACTACATCTCCTTCTCCAGTGCTCTGTATGGAGAGAGCGACTTGTAG
- the actn3a gene encoding alpha-actinin-3a isoform X1 encodes MTTIETQVQYHSTYMTTEEYMTQEEDWDRDLLLDPAWEKQQRKTFTAWCNSHLRKAGTQIENIEEDFRNGLKLMLLLEVISGERLPKPDKGKMRFHKIANVNKALDFICSKGVKLVSIGAEEIVDGNVKMTLGMIWTIILRFAIQDISVEETSAKEGLLLWCQRKTAPYRNVNVQNFHISWKDGLALCALIHRHRPDLIDYSKLRKDDPIGNLNIAFEVAEKFLDIPRMLDAEDIVNTPKPDEKAIMTYVSCFYHAFAGAEQAETAANRICKVLAVNQENEKLMEEYEKLASELLEWIRRTIPWLENRVAEQTMNAMQQKLEDFRDYRRVHKPPKVQEKCQLEINFNTLQTKLRLSNRPAFMPSEGKMVSDIANAWKGLEQVEKGFEEWLLTEIRRLERLDHLAEKFKQKCSLHESWTAGKEELLSQKDYESASLMEIRALMRKHEAFESDLAAHQDRVEQIAAIAQELNELDYFDAATINARCQGICDQWDSLGTLTQKRRESLERVEKLWETIDQLYLEFAKRAAPFNNWMDGAIEDLQDMFIVHSIEEIQSLITAHDQFKATLPEADKERMATIGIQNEIVKIAQTYGIKLSGENPYTVLSAQGIGNKWEAVKQLVPLRDQMLQEEVARQQANERLRRQFAAQANIIGPWIQTKMEEISHVSVDIAGSLEEQMSNLKQYEQNIINYKSNIDKLEGDHQLSQEGLIFDNKHTNYSMEHIRVGWEHLLTTIARTINEVENQILTRDAKGISQEQLNEFRASFNHFDRVRPPFLRDLFFYHCYILSTYITQSPQKRNGMMDPDDFRACLISMGYDLGEVEFARIMTLVDPNNTSVVTFQAFIDFMTRETAETDTAEQVMASFKILASDKMYITVDELRRELPPEQAEYCISRMTKYIGSDAPPGALDYISFSSALYGESDL; translated from the exons gtgaGCGACTCCCAAAGCCCGACAAAGGCAAAATGCGCTTCCATAAGATAGCCAACGTGAACAAAGCCCTGGACTTCATCTGCAGTAAAGGAGTCAAACTGGTGTCCATTGGTGCTGAGG AGATTGTTGATGGCAATGTGAAGATGACCTTGGGAATGATTTGGACAATCATCTTGCGTTTTGCCATCCAGGACATCTCTGTGGAGG AGACATCTGCTAAGGAGGGCTTGCTGCTGTGGTGCCAGAGGAAGACTGCCCCCTACAGGAATGTTAATGTGCAGAACTTCCACATCAG TTGGAAGGACGGCTTGGCTCTGTGTGCCCTCATTCATAGACACAGACCTGACCTCATTGACTACTCCAAACTGCGCAAG GATGACCCTATTGGAAACCTCAACATTGCCTTTGAAGTGGCAGAGAAATTCCTCGACATCCCGAGAATGCTTGACGCTGAAG ACATCGTGAACACTCCCAAGCCAGATGAAAAAGCCATAATGACCTATGTGTCCTGCTTCTACCATGCCTTCGCTGGGGCAGAGCAA GCTGAGACAGCAGCTAACAGGATCTGCAAAGTGCTGGCCGTCAATCAGGAGAATGAGAAGCTGATGGAGGAATACGAGAAACTCGCCAGCGAG TTACTTGAATGGATCCGCAGAACCATTCCCTGGCTGGAGAATCGTGTCGCAGAGCAGACTATGAATGCCATGCAGCAGAAGCTGGAGGACTTCCGTGACTACCGCCGCGTTCACAAGCCGCCCAAGGTTCAGGAGAAGTGCCAGCTGGAGATCAACTTCAACACGCTCCAGACCAAACTGAGACTGAGCAACAGGCCTGCGTTCATGCCCTCTGAGGGCAAGATGGTTTCA GACATCGCTAATGCCTGGAAGGGCCTGGAACAGGTGGAGAAGGGCTTTGAAGAATGGCTGCTGACAGAGATCCGTCGCCTGGAGAGACTGGACCACCTGGCCGAGAAGTTCAAGCAGAAGTGCTCCTTGCATGAGTCTTGGACCGCAG GGAAGGAGGAGCTGTTGTCTCAGAAGGACTACGAATCGGCCTCCCTGATGGAGATCCGTGCTCTGATGAGGAAGCACGAGGCCTTTGAGAGTGATCTAGCTGCTCACCAGGACAGGGTGGAACAGATTGCTGCTATTGCCCAGGAgctgaa TGAGTTGGACTATTTTGATGCCGCCACCATCAATGCTCGCTGTCAGGGCATCTGTGACCAGTGGGACAGCCTTGGCACTCTGACTCAGAAGAGGAGGGAGTCACTGGAG CGTGTAGAGAAGCTTTGGGAGACCATTGACCAGTTGTACCTGGAGTTTGCTAAGAGGGCAGCTCCCTTCAACAACTGGATGGATGGAGCCATTGAGGATCTCCAGGATATGTTCATTGTGCACAGCATTGAGGAGATCCAG AGCTTGATCACAGCCCATGACCAGTTCAAGGCCACTCTGCCTGAGGCCGATAAGGAACGCATGGCCACTATAGGGATCCAGAATGAGATTGTGAAGATCGCTCAGACCTACGGGATCAAGCTGTCAGGCGAGAACCCCTACACTGTCCTCTCCGCCCAGGGCATCGGCAACAAGTGGGAGGCT GTGAAGCAGCTGGTGCCACTGCGTGACCAGATGCTGCAGGAGGAGGTTGCCAGGCAGCAGGCCAATGAGAGACTTCGACGACAGTTTGCAGCTCAGGCCAACATCATTGGACCTTGGATCCAGACCAAGATGGAG GAGATTAGCCACGTCTCCGTCGACATTGCCGGCTCCCTGGAGGAACAGATGAGCAATCTGAAACAATACGAGCAAAACATCATCAACTATAAATCCAACATCGACAAGCTGGAGGGAGATCACCAGCTCAGCCAGGAGGGACTCATCTTTGACAATAAGCATACCAACTACTCCATGGAG CACATCCGTGTGGGCTGGGAGCACCTGCTCACCACTATTGCTCGCACCATTAACGAGGTGGAGAACCAGATCTTAACCCGTGATGCCAAGGGCATCAGCCAGGAACAGCTCAATGAGTTCAGGGCCTCTTTCAACCACTTTGACAGGGTGAGGCCACCCTTCTtaagagatttgtttttctatCACTGTTACATTCTAAGTACATATATCACCCAGTCTCC GCAGAAGAGGAATGGCATGATGGACCCAGATGACTTCCGTGCTTGTCTGATCTCTATGGGCTATGACCTG GGAGAAGTTGAATTTGCTCGCATCATGACCCTGGTGGACCCCAACAACACGAGTGTGGTCACCTTCCAGGCCTTCATCGATTTCATGACCAGAGAGACAGCTGAAACTGACACTGCTGAGCAGGTCATGGCCTCCTTCAAGATCCTTGCTTCTGATAAG ATGTACATCACAGTGGATGAGCTGAGGCGAGAACTGCCCCCAGAGCAGGCTGAGTACTGCATCAGCCGCATGACCAAGTACATTGGCAGCGACGCACCGCCCGGAGCCCTGGACTACATCTCCTTCTCCAGTGCTCTGTATGGAGAGAGCGACTTGTAG
- the kcnk4b gene encoding potassium channel subfamily K member 4, producing MRCSTLLAILTGVLLYLVFGALVFNALEAPYEEGHHIHMLQTRREFLENYTCVSPENLQALIQEVADAIGAGIDPNSNETFASSWDLASSFFFSGTIITTIGYGNISPKTEWGQLFCICYALMGIPLFGFLLAGVGDHLGTGLRRAIAKIETLFLKWKVSPNIVRAISAILSILLGCVLFLFIPTLVFQEVEKWSLLESAYFVVITLTTVGFGDYVAGDGGDAGQDHWYKPLVWFWILLGLAYFASVLTMIGNWLRVLSKKTRAEMEELRAHATDWTQNIQNMSVDFRIPTKLDDPFRHRRRKRRRGHRSHGHSASAAAPAPEGGRPVENGREPDSQSGSSSFYSYTSNESESGSESYSEDTEVENAANGKDLGKEGAIPSAPTDPVLSQPLDYFGENLAYIDESSDALSGKLHLDPLLEQTETKNASQRKPRRRRARRQPQMKKSPKTSPIKPELKEPNGDIQPPADPPPPPPTEP from the exons ATGCGCTGCTCCACCCTCCTGGCCATCCTGACCGGGGTGCTGCTATACCTGGTTTTTGGTGCATTAGTTTTCAATGCCCTGGAGGCGCCCTATGAAGAAGGCCACCACATCCACATGCTGCAAACCCGACGGGAATTCCTGGAGAACTACACCTGTGTCAGCCCAGAAAACCTGCAGGCTCTGATACAG GAGGTGGCAGATGCCATTGGGGCAGGCATCGACCCAAACAGCAATGAAACCTTTGCTAGCAGCTGGGATCTTGCCagttccttcttcttctctggcACCATCATCACAACCATTG GTTATGGGAATATCTCCCCAAAGACGGAGTGGGGCCAGCTCTTCTGCATCTGTTACGCCCTGATGGGAATTCCCTTGTTTGGTTTCCTGTTGGCCGGAGTTGGTGACCACCTGGGTACTGGCCTGAGGAGAGCCATTGCTAAAATAGAGACTCTCTTCCtg AAATGGAAGGTCAGTCCCAACATTGTCCGTGCAATCTCTGCCATTCTGTCCATCCTGCTGGGCTGtgttctcttccttttcatccCCACGCTGGTCTTTCAGGAGGTGGAAAAGTGGTCACTTCTGGAGTCAGCCTACTTTGTGGTTATCACCCTCACCACTGTGGGTTTTGGAGACTATGTTGCAG GTGATGGAGGAGATGCTGGTCAGGACCACTGGTACAAGCCCCTGGTGTGGTTCTGGATTCTTCTGGGACTGGCGTATTTTGCCTCCGTCCTCACCATGATTGGAAACTGGCTGAGAGTGCTGTCCAAGAAGACTCGTGCTGAG ATGGAGGAGCTCAGAGCCCATGCGACTGACTGGACTCAGAACATCCAGAACATGTCTGTGGATTTCAGGATCCCCACCAAACTGGACGACCCTTTCAGGCACCGTCGCCGTAAGCGCCGCCGTGGCCATCGTAGCCATGGTCACAGCGCATCCGCTGCAGCTCCAGCTCCAGAGGGGGGAAGGCCTGTAGAGAACGGCCGTGAGCCTGACAGTCAGTCCGGCTCATCCTCTTTCTACTCTTACACCTCCAATGAGTCCGAATCGGGCTCAGAGAGCTACTCAGAGGACACCGAAGTGGAGAACGCAGCTAACGGGAAAGATTTGGGGAAGGAGGGGGCAATTCCCAGTGCCCCCACAGACCCCGTGCTCTCTCAGCCATTGGATTACTTTGGGGAGAACTTGGCTTACATCGATGAGTCATCAGACGCCTTGAGCGGCAAACTTCACTTGGACCCCCTGTTGGAGCAAACTGAGACCAAAAATGCGTCTCAACGCAAACCCAGGAGGAGAAGGGCCAGGAGACAACCCCAGATGAAAAAGAGCCCCAAGACGAGCCCCATCAAACCTGAACTCAAAGAGCCCAATGGGGACATTCAACCTCCAGCTGatccccctccacctccaccaacTGAGCCTTAA
- the actn3a gene encoding alpha-actinin-3a isoform X3, with amino-acid sequence MTTIETQVQYHSTYMTTEEYMTQEEDWDRDLLLDPAWEKQQRKTFTAWCNSHLRKAGTQIENIEEDFRNGLKLMLLLEVISGERLPKPDKGKMRFHKIANVNKALDFICSKGVKLVSIGAEEIVDGNVKMTLGMIWTIILRFAIQDISVEETSAKEGLLLWCQRKTAPYRNVNVQNFHISWKDGLALCALIHRHRPDLIDYSKLRKDDPIGNLNIAFEVAEKFLDIPRMLDAEDIVNTPKPDEKAIMTYVSCFYHAFAGAEQAETAANRICKVLAVNQENEKLMEEYEKLASELLEWIRRTIPWLENRVAEQTMNAMQQKLEDFRDYRRVHKPPKVQEKCQLEINFNTLQTKLRLSNRPAFMPSEGKMVSDIANAWKGLEQVEKGFEEWLLTEIRRLERLDHLAEKFKQKCSLHESWTAGKEELLSQKDYESASLMEIRALMRKHEAFESDLAAHQDRVEQIAAIAQELNELDYFDAATINARCQGICDQWDSLGTLTQKRRESLERVEKLWETIDQLYLEFAKRAAPFNNWMDGAIEDLQDMFIVHSIEEIQSLITAHDQFKATLPEADKERMATIGIQNEIVKIAQTYGIKLSGENPYTVLSAQGIGNKWEAVKQLVPLRDQMLQEEVARQQANERLRRQFAAQANIIGPWIQTKMEEISHVSVDIAGSLEEQMSNLKQYEQNIINYKSNIDKLEGDHQLSQEGLIFDNKHTNYSMEHIRVGWEHLLTTIARTINEVENQILTRDAKGISQEQLNEFRASFNHFDRKRNGMMDPDDFRACLISMGYDLGEVEFARIMTLVDPNNTSVVTFQAFIDFMTRETAETDTAEQVMASFKILASDKMYITVDELRRELPPEQAEYCISRMTKYIGSDAPPGALDYISFSSALYGESDL; translated from the exons gtgaGCGACTCCCAAAGCCCGACAAAGGCAAAATGCGCTTCCATAAGATAGCCAACGTGAACAAAGCCCTGGACTTCATCTGCAGTAAAGGAGTCAAACTGGTGTCCATTGGTGCTGAGG AGATTGTTGATGGCAATGTGAAGATGACCTTGGGAATGATTTGGACAATCATCTTGCGTTTTGCCATCCAGGACATCTCTGTGGAGG AGACATCTGCTAAGGAGGGCTTGCTGCTGTGGTGCCAGAGGAAGACTGCCCCCTACAGGAATGTTAATGTGCAGAACTTCCACATCAG TTGGAAGGACGGCTTGGCTCTGTGTGCCCTCATTCATAGACACAGACCTGACCTCATTGACTACTCCAAACTGCGCAAG GATGACCCTATTGGAAACCTCAACATTGCCTTTGAAGTGGCAGAGAAATTCCTCGACATCCCGAGAATGCTTGACGCTGAAG ACATCGTGAACACTCCCAAGCCAGATGAAAAAGCCATAATGACCTATGTGTCCTGCTTCTACCATGCCTTCGCTGGGGCAGAGCAA GCTGAGACAGCAGCTAACAGGATCTGCAAAGTGCTGGCCGTCAATCAGGAGAATGAGAAGCTGATGGAGGAATACGAGAAACTCGCCAGCGAG TTACTTGAATGGATCCGCAGAACCATTCCCTGGCTGGAGAATCGTGTCGCAGAGCAGACTATGAATGCCATGCAGCAGAAGCTGGAGGACTTCCGTGACTACCGCCGCGTTCACAAGCCGCCCAAGGTTCAGGAGAAGTGCCAGCTGGAGATCAACTTCAACACGCTCCAGACCAAACTGAGACTGAGCAACAGGCCTGCGTTCATGCCCTCTGAGGGCAAGATGGTTTCA GACATCGCTAATGCCTGGAAGGGCCTGGAACAGGTGGAGAAGGGCTTTGAAGAATGGCTGCTGACAGAGATCCGTCGCCTGGAGAGACTGGACCACCTGGCCGAGAAGTTCAAGCAGAAGTGCTCCTTGCATGAGTCTTGGACCGCAG GGAAGGAGGAGCTGTTGTCTCAGAAGGACTACGAATCGGCCTCCCTGATGGAGATCCGTGCTCTGATGAGGAAGCACGAGGCCTTTGAGAGTGATCTAGCTGCTCACCAGGACAGGGTGGAACAGATTGCTGCTATTGCCCAGGAgctgaa TGAGTTGGACTATTTTGATGCCGCCACCATCAATGCTCGCTGTCAGGGCATCTGTGACCAGTGGGACAGCCTTGGCACTCTGACTCAGAAGAGGAGGGAGTCACTGGAG CGTGTAGAGAAGCTTTGGGAGACCATTGACCAGTTGTACCTGGAGTTTGCTAAGAGGGCAGCTCCCTTCAACAACTGGATGGATGGAGCCATTGAGGATCTCCAGGATATGTTCATTGTGCACAGCATTGAGGAGATCCAG AGCTTGATCACAGCCCATGACCAGTTCAAGGCCACTCTGCCTGAGGCCGATAAGGAACGCATGGCCACTATAGGGATCCAGAATGAGATTGTGAAGATCGCTCAGACCTACGGGATCAAGCTGTCAGGCGAGAACCCCTACACTGTCCTCTCCGCCCAGGGCATCGGCAACAAGTGGGAGGCT GTGAAGCAGCTGGTGCCACTGCGTGACCAGATGCTGCAGGAGGAGGTTGCCAGGCAGCAGGCCAATGAGAGACTTCGACGACAGTTTGCAGCTCAGGCCAACATCATTGGACCTTGGATCCAGACCAAGATGGAG GAGATTAGCCACGTCTCCGTCGACATTGCCGGCTCCCTGGAGGAACAGATGAGCAATCTGAAACAATACGAGCAAAACATCATCAACTATAAATCCAACATCGACAAGCTGGAGGGAGATCACCAGCTCAGCCAGGAGGGACTCATCTTTGACAATAAGCATACCAACTACTCCATGGAG CACATCCGTGTGGGCTGGGAGCACCTGCTCACCACTATTGCTCGCACCATTAACGAGGTGGAGAACCAGATCTTAACCCGTGATGCCAAGGGCATCAGCCAGGAACAGCTCAATGAGTTCAGGGCCTCTTTCAACCACTTTGACAGG AAGAGGAATGGCATGATGGACCCAGATGACTTCCGTGCTTGTCTGATCTCTATGGGCTATGACCTG GGAGAAGTTGAATTTGCTCGCATCATGACCCTGGTGGACCCCAACAACACGAGTGTGGTCACCTTCCAGGCCTTCATCGATTTCATGACCAGAGAGACAGCTGAAACTGACACTGCTGAGCAGGTCATGGCCTCCTTCAAGATCCTTGCTTCTGATAAG ATGTACATCACAGTGGATGAGCTGAGGCGAGAACTGCCCCCAGAGCAGGCTGAGTACTGCATCAGCCGCATGACCAAGTACATTGGCAGCGACGCACCGCCCGGAGCCCTGGACTACATCTCCTTCTCCAGTGCTCTGTATGGAGAGAGCGACTTGTAG
- the stx5al gene encoding syntaxin 5A, like, translating into MNTRRRHGPRSSQDGVYLGPSQTQTQLVQQLDTPLAAPPPLLAPVDSMSCRDRTTEFQSVCKSLLSRQNGAQASKPALIAAKQRSDFTLMAKRIGRDLSNTFAKLEKLTILAKSKSLFDDKATEIEELTYIVKQDINSLNKQIAQLQELVRSRNGQNSRHLQTHSNTIVVSLQSKLASMSNDFKSVLEVRTENLKQQKSRREQFSQGPAATSPLHASNLSNSVLMQNDSQKSGDISIDMDFRTNQQMQLLSEQDSYIQSRADTMQNIESTIVELGSIFQQLAHMVKEQEETVQRIDANVEDTHFNVEAAHTEILKYFQSVSNNRWLLIKIFLIVLIFFIVFVVFMA; encoded by the exons ATGAACACCCGTCGCCGCCACGGTCCTCGGAGCAGCCAGGACGGGGTGTATCTTGGGCCGTCTCAGACCCAAACCCAGCTGGTCCAGCAGCTGGACACGCCCCTGGCTGCTCCGCCTCCCCTCCTAGCTCCTGTGGACAGCATGTCCTGCAGGGATCGAACCACcgagtttcagtctgtctgcaaGTCCCTGCTAAGCAGGCAG AATGGTGCTCAGGCCAGTAAACCTGCTCTCATCGCAGCCAAACAACGGAGTGACTTCACTCTCATGGCAAA ACGGATTGGAAGAGACCTGAGTAACACTTTCGCCAAGCTTGAAAAGCTTACGATAC TTGCTAAAAGTAAATCCCTTTTTGATGACAAAGCTACAGAAATCGAGGAACTGACCTACATTGTCAAGCAG gatATTAACAGCTTGAATAAACAGATCGCCCAGCTGCAGGAACTGGTGCGCTCCAGAAACGGTCAGAACAGCAGACATCTTCAGACGCATTCCAACACCATCGTTGTCTCTCTTCAG TCCAAACTGGCATCCATGTCAAATGACTTCAAGTCTGTCTTGGAGGTCAGAACAGAG AATCTGAAACAGCAGAAGAGCCGAAGGgaacagttctctcaggggcCTGCTGCTACCTCCCCTCTACATGCCAGCAACCTCA GCAATTCAGTTTTAATGCAGAATGATTCTCAGAAATCAGGAGACATCTCTATTGACATGGACTTTCGTACCAACCAACAGATGCAGCTCCTCAGTGAACAG gattcTTACATTCAAAGTCGAGCGGACACTATGCAGAATATTGAGTCTACTATCGTAGAGCTTGGCTCCATTTTCCAGCAGCTGGCTCATATGGTGAAGGAACAGGAGGAAACAGtgcagag AATCGATGCTAATGTTGAGGACACCCACTTCAACGTGGAAGCCGCCCACACTGAAATCCTCAAGTACTTTCAGTCAGTCTCCAACAACCGCTGGCTGCTCATCAAAATTTTCCTCATCGTACTGATcttcttcattgtttttgtcGTCTTCATGGCCTGA